In Candidatus Defluviilinea proxima, a single genomic region encodes these proteins:
- the lexA gene encoding repressor LexA: protein MMMVRKSKGITEKHIKVLEFLLEYQEENGRPPSIREIGEKVKISSTSVVNYYLDQLEKMEYLERDNRVSRGVRLTDKVREIIQVTSDMLRVPILGPIAAGPLMLVPEPGVNYMNDKEYDAVDVARSMLPSKEKGNDLYALEVKGDSMIDAMINDGDIVVMKPATEAKNGEMVAVRVNDEYTLKYFFKEKDRYRLQPANPTMKPIFLKKNDPVEINGKVVMVIRRMDRPLAA from the coding sequence ATGATGATGGTACGAAAAAGCAAAGGGATTACCGAGAAACATATTAAAGTTCTCGAGTTTCTTTTGGAATATCAAGAGGAAAACGGACGCCCTCCCTCGATTCGTGAAATCGGTGAGAAGGTGAAGATTTCTTCAACATCTGTTGTCAATTACTACCTTGATCAACTCGAAAAAATGGAATACCTCGAGCGCGACAATCGCGTTTCGCGGGGTGTCCGTTTAACGGACAAAGTCCGTGAAATCATCCAAGTCACAAGCGATATGCTCCGTGTTCCAATTCTTGGCCCAATTGCGGCTGGCCCGCTTATGCTCGTGCCTGAACCCGGCGTCAACTATATGAACGACAAGGAATATGATGCTGTTGATGTCGCTCGTAGCATGCTCCCCTCCAAGGAAAAGGGAAATGACCTGTATGCGCTTGAAGTAAAGGGAGATTCAATGATCGACGCCATGATCAATGACGGCGATATCGTTGTGATGAAACCCGCTACAGAAGCAAAAAACGGCGAGATGGTGGCAGTCCGCGTAAATGATGAATACACCCTCAAGTATTTCTTCAAAGAAAAAGATCGCTATCGCCTTCAACCCGCCAACCCGACAATGAAACCGATCTTCCTCAAGAAGAATGATCCAGTGGAGATCAACGGTAAAGTTGTCATGGTCATCCGTCGTATGGATAGACCTCTCGCGGCATAG
- the corA gene encoding magnesium/cobalt transporter CorA: MIRSLYFTPGQPIRKDVPPQEFPKLIKNKRSLLWVDFTSEKPETCLPILKSFGFHPLAIDDALQETHVPKLDDWGDYLYIVLNYMEVAENSNDWDAEIDEVDVFLGANYIITHHDYPTTAIDEIWTSCDRDMRNLQDGADHLLYKIADKLVTDYMPIVEKIDEAIDQIEDQVFDKPSPRTLEKLFALKRVLLAMRRILLPQREVMNKLARDDYQVIDPKDRIFFRDIYDHLVRLHDLNESLRDLVGGALDMYLSVVNNRMNEIMKTLTIITVLFMPLTFLTGYFGMNFFEPSGALKVWTTSPFFYGTLAITVLLPIGMYFWMRRRTWI; encoded by the coding sequence ATGATACGTTCCCTCTACTTTACACCTGGCCAACCCATCCGCAAAGACGTTCCCCCACAAGAATTTCCTAAACTCATTAAAAATAAACGTAGCCTCCTTTGGGTGGATTTCACAAGCGAGAAACCTGAGACCTGCCTCCCCATTCTAAAAAGTTTTGGCTTTCACCCACTGGCAATCGATGATGCGTTACAGGAAACCCACGTCCCCAAGCTGGATGATTGGGGAGACTATCTGTATATAGTTCTCAACTATATGGAAGTGGCAGAAAATAGCAACGACTGGGACGCAGAAATTGACGAGGTCGATGTTTTCTTGGGGGCAAATTACATCATCACACATCACGATTACCCCACCACTGCCATCGATGAAATATGGACTTCCTGCGACCGTGATATGCGTAATTTACAAGATGGTGCCGATCACCTTCTCTATAAAATCGCCGACAAACTGGTAACAGATTACATGCCCATAGTGGAAAAGATTGACGAAGCCATTGACCAGATCGAAGATCAAGTATTTGACAAACCATCGCCTCGGACTCTCGAAAAGCTGTTTGCACTTAAACGAGTTTTACTAGCGATGAGGCGGATCCTGCTCCCACAACGTGAGGTCATGAACAAACTCGCCCGCGACGACTACCAGGTTATCGACCCAAAAGACCGCATCTTTTTCCGCGATATTTACGATCACCTCGTGCGTCTACATGACCTAAACGAAAGCCTGCGTGACCTCGTAGGCGGCGCACTGGATATGTATCTATCCGTGGTCAACAACCGCATGAACGAAATTATGAAAACGTTGACCATTATTACTGTCCTGTTTATGCCTCTCACTTTCCTAACGGGCTATTTTGGCATGAATTTTTTCGAGCCGTCCGGCGCACTTAAAGTTTGGACAACAAGCCCATTTTTCTACGGAACATTAGCGATTACTGTCTTACTGCCCATCGGTATGTACTTCTGGATGCGCCGTCGGACTTGGATTTAA
- the rplK gene encoding 50S ribosomal protein L11 produces the protein MAKKFKAIVRLQLDAGKANPAPPVGPALAGHGINIMAFCKEYNARTSSKPGEVIPAEITVYTDGSFTFVLKTSPASVLLRKAAKVEKGSGVPNKEKVGKVTRAQIKEIAELKMKDLNAINLDGAMKQVEGTARSMGITIVD, from the coding sequence ATGGCAAAGAAGTTTAAGGCAATTGTTCGTCTCCAGCTCGATGCTGGAAAGGCAAATCCTGCGCCCCCAGTTGGCCCGGCTTTGGCTGGTCATGGTATCAATATCATGGCTTTTTGTAAGGAATACAATGCTCGTACTTCGAGCAAGCCCGGTGAGGTCATTCCTGCCGAGATCACGGTGTATACCGATGGTTCCTTTACGTTCGTTTTGAAGACATCTCCTGCTTCGGTCTTGTTGCGCAAGGCGGCAAAGGTCGAAAAGGGTTCTGGTGTGCCGAACAAAGAGAAGGTCGGTAAGGTGACCCGTGCACAGATCAAGGAAATCGCTGAGTTGAAGATGAAGGACCTGAACGCGATCAACCTTGATGGTGCGATGAAGCAGGTTGAAGGTACAGCCCGTTCAATGGGCATCACAATCGTAGATTAA
- the rpmG gene encoding 50S ribosomal protein L33, which translates to MASKKKDVRPVITLQCNDCKERNYTTEKNRRNDPNRLEFSKYCPRCKKHTMHRETK; encoded by the coding sequence ATGGCATCCAAAAAGAAGGACGTTCGACCGGTCATTACGCTACAGTGCAATGATTGCAAGGAACGTAACTACACGACCGAAAAGAATCGTCGCAACGATCCAAATCGTCTTGAGTTCAGCAAGTATTGTCCGCGTTGCAAAAAACATACAATGCATCGCGAAACAAAGTAG
- a CDS encoding 50S ribosomal protein L1 gives MAKHGKKYNAALAKVDLDKEYSVRDAIALAKDTSITKFDSTLEVHMRTALDPRQSDQQVRDVVVLPHGLGKTVRVLVFAQGEGAAAARSAGADLVADDDETLKKIEGGLLDFDVAIATPDAMGKVGRLGRVLGPRGLMPNPKAGTVVGADDLPRAIKEAKAGRVEFRLDKTANIHVTVGKVSFSVDQLLENFSALMDAVHKARPSGAKGEYIKRITLATTMGPGIKVNPSDTHKLEVTG, from the coding sequence ATGGCTAAACACGGAAAAAAATATAACGCCGCTCTTGCTAAAGTGGATCTGGATAAGGAATATTCGGTCCGCGATGCAATTGCTCTTGCAAAAGATACCAGCATTACGAAGTTCGATTCAACTTTAGAAGTTCACATGCGCACAGCACTTGACCCGCGTCAATCTGACCAACAAGTACGCGATGTGGTTGTGCTCCCACACGGTTTGGGCAAGACTGTCCGCGTGTTGGTTTTCGCTCAAGGCGAAGGCGCTGCGGCCGCCCGCTCGGCTGGTGCTGATCTGGTCGCCGATGATGACGAGACTTTGAAGAAAATCGAAGGCGGCTTGCTCGACTTCGATGTTGCGATCGCCACCCCTGATGCAATGGGTAAAGTTGGTCGCTTGGGCCGTGTGCTTGGTCCGCGCGGTCTCATGCCGAACCCGAAAGCTGGCACAGTGGTTGGTGCAGATGATCTGCCCCGTGCGATCAAGGAAGCAAAGGCTGGTCGTGTTGAGTTCCGCTTGGATAAGACCGCGAACATCCACGTAACAGTGGGGAAGGTCTCTTTCAGCGTAGATCAACTTTTGGAAAACTTCTCTGCGTTGATGGACGCTGTTCATAAGGCTCGTCCTTCTGGCGCAAAAGGTGAATACATCAAGCGCATTACGCTCGCCACAACCATGGGACCTGGGATCAAAGTGAACCCCAGCGACACCCACAAACTTGAGGTAACCGGGTAA
- the secE gene encoding preprotein translocase subunit SecE: MAEKAKSKKTNPVQAYFRETFGELRKVSWPTWPEARQLTLLVILVMVVVGIILGSTDALAHYLLGLLIG, encoded by the coding sequence TTGGCTGAGAAAGCAAAAAGCAAGAAAACCAATCCAGTTCAAGCGTATTTTCGTGAAACGTTTGGTGAACTGCGTAAGGTATCCTGGCCTACCTGGCCTGAAGCTCGTCAGTTGACGCTTCTTGTTATTTTGGTAATGGTTGTCGTTGGTATCATTCTTGGATCCACCGATGCCCTTGCTCATTATTTGTTAGGATTGTTGATCGGTTAG
- a CDS encoding GNAT family N-acetyltransferase translates to MQTIDHFTQLFKTKPAPAADIREVTDLDSSLGRQALQIYERSFPEIERDPVENIATSLRNENPDKEVTHLRVLIEDDVVAGFTYFSSYKEYYLGFLKFIAVREDIRGKGVGPILLQDAIQQVRADGVWATGWSYLGLVLEVERPEMAENDQDRQIRERRIQFYKRNGAVLIKDLDYIAPPLADDKPSIPFHLMVLRAVPKYGMQYWLRQNAVKALLVEGYGEEHDSWFVQHALKVRQRAKYR, encoded by the coding sequence ATGCAAACCATTGACCATTTTACCCAGTTGTTTAAAACCAAACCGGCTCCTGCCGCTGATATTCGTGAAGTTACTGACCTTGACTCGTCATTGGGCCGGCAGGCGTTGCAGATTTATGAACGATCGTTTCCAGAAATTGAACGCGACCCGGTGGAAAATATTGCAACCAGCCTACGTAATGAAAACCCAGACAAAGAAGTGACGCATTTACGGGTATTGATTGAGGATGATGTTGTTGCTGGTTTTACATATTTTTCAAGCTATAAGGAATACTATCTTGGGTTCCTAAAGTTTATTGCTGTGCGCGAGGATATTCGCGGTAAAGGAGTTGGTCCTATTTTGTTACAGGATGCAATTCAACAGGTCCGCGCGGACGGGGTGTGGGCAACAGGCTGGTCTTATCTTGGGTTGGTATTGGAAGTTGAACGCCCTGAGATGGCAGAAAACGATCAAGATCGACAAATCCGTGAAAGACGTATTCAGTTTTATAAACGCAATGGTGCGGTGTTGATCAAAGATCTAGACTACATCGCGCCGCCACTTGCGGATGATAAACCAAGCATACCGTTTCATTTGATGGTTTTACGGGCAGTTCCAAAATATGGGATGCAGTATTGGTTGCGTCAGAACGCTGTAAAGGCATTACTTGTAGAAGGGTACGGAGAGGAACACGATAGTTGGTTTGTGCAACATGCGCTCAAAGTTCGTCAACGCGCCAAATACCGATAA
- the nusG gene encoding transcription termination/antitermination protein NusG, whose protein sequence is MDESSVPVSEVDGPAWYVIHCYSGYENKVRHNLEQRIETMGMKDMIFDVVIPTQEEIEVKDGKRRSVERHIFPGYVLVNLQLTEESWYVVRNTPGVTGFVGMGNNPTPLRPEEVSQIIKRMEADAPTIKVTYKVGERVRIIDGPFNDFRGVVSEIDMERTKVRVNVSFFGRETPVELDFLQVEKA, encoded by the coding sequence TTGGATGAGAGTTCTGTACCTGTCTCTGAAGTGGATGGACCTGCCTGGTATGTGATCCACTGTTATTCGGGTTATGAGAATAAAGTGCGTCATAACCTCGAGCAACGCATCGAGACGATGGGCATGAAGGACATGATCTTCGATGTTGTTATTCCTACACAGGAAGAGATCGAAGTCAAAGACGGAAAGCGCCGTTCAGTGGAGCGTCACATCTTCCCGGGATATGTTCTCGTCAACCTCCAGTTGACCGAAGAATCCTGGTATGTGGTCCGCAATACGCCTGGTGTGACAGGGTTTGTAGGAATGGGGAACAACCCCACTCCTTTGCGCCCTGAAGAAGTTTCACAGATCATTAAGCGCATGGAAGCTGATGCGCCAACTATCAAGGTTACGTATAAAGTTGGTGAGCGCGTCCGCATCATTGATGGACCGTTCAACGATTTCCGTGGCGTGGTCTCGGAAATTGACATGGAACGCACCAAGGTACGTGTGAATGTATCGTTCTTTGGGCGTGAAACGCCTGTTGAGTTGGATTTCTTGCAGGTAGAAAAAGCTTAA
- a CDS encoding 50S ribosomal protein L10, whose amino-acid sequence MAVSKERKEEVLATYAEWLKKSQAVIVVEYTGTKMKDLDAIRAKIRESGGEFHVLKNTLARRAFADNGMNLPKEFLVQSTAVSFAFSDPASTAKALSEAMKGKDAIKVKGGFMGTQVLSSAQVKALADMPPLPVVRSQLLGVLQAPAGKLVRTIAEPARGLAAVIKAFSEKAPAAA is encoded by the coding sequence TTGGCAGTTTCAAAGGAACGTAAAGAGGAAGTGCTGGCCACATATGCAGAATGGCTCAAGAAGAGTCAGGCTGTGATTGTTGTGGAGTATACCGGTACAAAGATGAAGGATTTGGATGCTATTCGTGCCAAGATCCGTGAATCCGGCGGTGAGTTCCATGTGTTGAAGAATACGCTCGCCCGCCGCGCTTTTGCTGATAATGGAATGAACTTGCCCAAGGAATTCCTTGTGCAAAGTACGGCTGTTTCGTTTGCCTTTTCAGACCCGGCTTCAACCGCAAAAGCTTTGAGCGAAGCTATGAAAGGCAAGGATGCCATCAAAGTCAAAGGTGGCTTCATGGGCACTCAGGTGTTGAGCTCTGCTCAAGTGAAAGCCCTGGCCGATATGCCGCCGTTGCCTGTTGTCCGCTCTCAGTTGTTGGGTGTGTTGCAGGCTCCTGCTGGTAAACTGGTCCGCACTATTGCCGAACCCGCACGCGGTTTGGCGGCTGTTATCAAGGCTTTCTCAGAGAAGGCCCCCGCCGCGGCGTAA
- the rplL gene encoding 50S ribosomal protein L7/L12 has product MSEKLDKIVEELSTLSVLDAAELVKKLEEKWGVSAAAPVAMAAMPAAGGAAEPVEEKTEFDVVLKDAGAKKIDVIKVIRQLTSLGLGEAKTMAETAGSKVLAGVGKDAANDAKKKLEEAGAAVVLE; this is encoded by the coding sequence ATGTCTGAAAAGCTCGATAAAATCGTGGAAGAACTTTCCACACTGTCCGTACTTGATGCGGCTGAATTGGTCAAGAAACTTGAAGAGAAGTGGGGCGTTTCCGCCGCTGCTCCTGTTGCCATGGCTGCCATGCCTGCCGCTGGCGGCGCAGCTGAACCTGTCGAAGAAAAGACTGAGTTCGATGTAGTACTCAAGGATGCTGGCGCCAAGAAGATCGATGTGATCAAGGTCATCCGCCAATTGACTAGCCTCGGCCTCGGCGAAGCCAAGACCATGGCTGAAACCGCTGGTTCCAAGGTTCTTGCCGGTGTCGGCAAGGATGCTGCGAACGATGCCAAGAAGAAACTCGAAGAAGCCGGCGCAGCCGTCGTTCTTGAGTAA
- the tuf gene encoding elongation factor Tu → MAKEKFDRSKPHLNVGTMGHIDHGKTTLTAAITKVSGLMGNAEFRAYDQIDNAPEEKARGITINIAHVEYQTAKRHYAHVDMPGHRDYIKNMITGAAQVDGAILVVAAADGPMPQTREHVLLARQVEVPSIVVFLNKVDQMDDPELLELVELELRELLSSYGFPGDTTPIVRGSAKIALDSASTDPNAPEYECIKELLRVVDEYIPEPKRETDKPFMMAVEDVFSIKGRGTVVTGRVDRGMAKKGDPIEIVGLRETKSSVITGVEMFHKELDEAVAGDNAGILLRGIERDDVERGQVLVKPGSVTPHKKFLAEVYVLKKEEGGRHKAFFSGYRPQFYIRTMDVTGNIALPEGVEMVMPGDNVNLTVELIVPVALEQGSKFAIREGGLTVGAGVVTKIIE, encoded by the coding sequence ATGGCGAAGGAAAAATTTGACAGGAGCAAGCCGCACTTGAATGTAGGGACCATGGGACACATCGACCATGGGAAGACGACATTAACGGCTGCGATCACAAAAGTATCAGGGTTGATGGGCAACGCAGAATTTCGTGCCTACGACCAAATCGACAACGCGCCGGAAGAAAAAGCACGCGGTATCACGATCAACATCGCCCACGTGGAATACCAGACGGCCAAGCGCCACTATGCCCACGTCGACATGCCCGGACACCGTGACTACATCAAGAACATGATCACCGGCGCCGCGCAGGTAGATGGTGCCATCTTGGTTGTGGCCGCCGCCGATGGTCCGATGCCCCAAACACGTGAACACGTGTTGTTGGCTCGCCAGGTGGAAGTGCCGAGCATCGTGGTCTTCTTGAACAAAGTGGATCAGATGGACGATCCTGAACTGTTGGAACTGGTGGAACTGGAACTGCGTGAACTGTTGAGCAGCTACGGCTTCCCCGGCGACACCACCCCGATCGTACGTGGTTCAGCCAAGATCGCCTTGGACAGCGCCAGCACTGACCCAAATGCCCCCGAATACGAATGCATCAAAGAACTCCTTCGCGTGGTGGATGAGTACATCCCCGAACCGAAGCGTGAAACAGACAAGCCGTTCATGATGGCCGTAGAAGACGTGTTCTCGATCAAGGGACGCGGAACGGTCGTGACTGGACGTGTGGATCGTGGTATGGCCAAGAAGGGCGACCCGATCGAAATCGTAGGTTTACGCGAGACGAAATCCTCCGTCATCACCGGCGTCGAAATGTTCCACAAGGAACTGGACGAAGCGGTGGCTGGCGACAATGCTGGTATCCTCCTTCGCGGTATCGAGCGTGACGATGTGGAACGTGGACAGGTGTTGGTAAAGCCTGGTAGCGTGACACCGCACAAGAAATTCCTGGCGGAAGTGTACGTGTTGAAGAAGGAAGAGGGTGGTCGCCACAAGGCATTCTTCAGCGGATATCGACCGCAGTTCTACATCCGCACAATGGATGTGACAGGGAACATCGCATTGCCGGAAGGTGTCGAGATGGTGATGCCGGGTGACAATGTGAACCTGACAGTGGAACTGATTGTGCCTGTGGCGTTGGAACAGGGTTCAAAGTTCGCCATCCGTGAAGGCGGTCTGACCGTCGGTGCGGGTGTCGTTACCAAAATCATTGAATAA
- a CDS encoding DUF2089 domain-containing protein encodes MYPAPTHCPVCSSELTVARLHCSSCDTAIEGRFTGGPFAHLTSDHLDFIMTFVRCEGKINRMEQELNLSYPTIRNRLHEVIRTLGFEPGKEEVVEVTAEKRNAVLEELEAGRISADDAMRMLRGEEE; translated from the coding sequence ATGTACCCTGCACCAACTCATTGTCCTGTATGTAGTTCTGAATTGACGGTTGCTCGTTTGCATTGTTCCTCATGTGATACTGCCATTGAAGGTCGCTTCACAGGTGGACCATTTGCGCATCTGACTTCCGATCACTTGGATTTTATTATGACCTTTGTCCGTTGTGAGGGGAAGATCAACCGCATGGAACAGGAACTTAACCTTTCGTATCCAACGATTCGAAACCGTCTGCATGAGGTGATCCGCACTCTTGGTTTTGAACCAGGCAAAGAAGAAGTTGTTGAAGTTACTGCTGAAAAGCGGAATGCTGTGCTTGAAGAGCTGGAAGCTGGTCGTATTTCTGCCGACGATGCCATGCGTATGTTGCGCGGTGAAGAGGAGTAG